The following proteins come from a genomic window of Paenibacillus swuensis:
- a CDS encoding SH3 domain-containing protein: MINSGNFLQIIQTQNPTLLEALQEGIKGYLIIGFIASILLVYIVVPMCIWLLSQLRGRLIKVLAAFVRLLAYMVDFLFIFFMRIFRVKKIPNMLDFNGDWLSNYANKQTVNRHAFIMSYKNKRKKVALLIIAFFISFFTLSDRYRWYEKSVAVEKIYLSINDVFTYADGLKEQLLAENSIAVAVENVTITYIKLNKGEPMGNIRSEGSLSAEQIGVAKAGETLEFLQEEKKDGKRIWYKVRTAKGQVGWISGAISSKVEVVQSKP; this comes from the coding sequence ATGATAAACAGTGGAAATTTCCTCCAGATTATACAAACCCAGAACCCGACATTGCTGGAGGCTCTACAAGAAGGCATTAAGGGGTATCTTATTATTGGTTTTATTGCCTCCATTCTTCTGGTGTACATTGTCGTCCCGATGTGCATATGGTTGCTCAGCCAGCTACGGGGAAGGCTAATAAAGGTTCTTGCTGCATTCGTTAGACTGTTAGCATACATGGTAGATTTCCTATTTATCTTTTTCATGCGAATCTTTAGAGTAAAAAAAATTCCGAATATGCTGGATTTTAACGGAGACTGGCTTTCCAATTACGCTAATAAGCAAACAGTAAATCGGCATGCGTTTATAATGAGTTATAAGAATAAACGCAAAAAAGTAGCACTCTTAATCATAGCATTTTTTATATCCTTCTTCACCCTTTCGGATAGATATAGGTGGTATGAAAAATCAGTAGCCGTTGAAAAAATATATTTGTCCATTAATGATGTCTTTACTTATGCGGATGGGCTTAAGGAGCAATTATTAGCCGAGAACAGTATCGCTGTGGCTGTAGAAAACGTCACTATCACTTACATTAAACTCAATAAAGGTGAACCCATGGGTAATATTCGTTCTGAGGGGTCATTAAGTGCTGAACAGATCGGTGTAGCCAAAGCAGGAGAAACACTTGAATTTTTACAGGAAGAGAAGAAAGACGGGAAGCGGATTTGGTATAAAGTAAGAACAGCTAAGGGTCAAGTGGGCTGGATTTCAGGTGCCATCAGTTCTAAGGTTGAGGTTGTTCAATCTAAACCATGA
- a CDS encoding RyR domain-containing protein, which produces MVISTSNIVIPDDIKELIELLAENIHDKWGEQRLAEGWKYGPFRDDILKTHPGLVPYHDLSESEKEYDRITALETIKLILKLGFSIERSSYRLSIKNKEDQSGQSLLILKDDQDINRAERFEIAFNHIHLLLKSLLMDRNDSAPFVSLVHELSRKHALIAREAGKLKQYAKLRNALVHEFFGKANYIAVPHEDVVVDIERIQRLLNVPPTALSISSKRVLYMKHNDQLITVMRQMEKFQCTSVPIYQRKQFIGLLTEDGINRWLVKRFESASTIEFSGVTAYEVLKYELRTNVIFMARGTNVYDIEDIFEQKMLAKQKVDAIIISDSGSDQQFPLGIITSWDLIKID; this is translated from the coding sequence ATGGTGATTAGTACATCAAATATAGTAATTCCTGACGATATTAAAGAGCTAATAGAGCTACTTGCTGAGAACATACATGATAAATGGGGGGAACAAAGGCTTGCAGAGGGCTGGAAATATGGCCCTTTCCGAGACGACATTCTGAAGACCCATCCTGGTCTGGTGCCTTATCATGATTTGAGCGAAAGCGAGAAGGAATATGATCGAATTACAGCATTGGAGACCATTAAGTTAATCTTAAAGCTGGGCTTCAGTATTGAGAGATCCAGTTATAGATTGTCAATAAAAAATAAAGAGGATCAGTCTGGCCAGTCACTGCTGATCTTAAAAGACGATCAGGATATCAATCGCGCGGAGCGGTTCGAAATTGCGTTTAATCACATTCATCTGTTATTAAAAAGCTTATTAATGGATAGGAACGATAGTGCTCCATTTGTTTCCTTGGTTCATGAATTAAGCAGAAAGCATGCATTAATTGCAAGAGAGGCTGGTAAGCTGAAGCAATATGCTAAGCTGAGAAACGCATTGGTGCATGAGTTTTTTGGCAAAGCGAATTATATTGCTGTCCCTCATGAGGATGTGGTGGTGGACATTGAGCGTATTCAGCGCCTGCTAAATGTGCCGCCCACTGCGCTTTCTATTTCCAGCAAACGAGTGTTGTATATGAAACATAATGATCAGCTGATAACTGTCATGAGGCAAATGGAGAAATTTCAATGTACAAGCGTACCCATTTATCAGCGCAAGCAATTCATTGGTTTGTTAACGGAGGATGGAATTAATCGTTGGCTAGTTAAGCGCTTCGAATCTGCTAGCACTATAGAATTTAGCGGTGTTACTGCATATGAAGTTTTAAAATATGAATTAAGAACCAACGTCATCTTTATGGCGAGGGGCACAAATGTATACGATATCGAGGATATATTCGAGCAAAAGATGCTAGCCAAACAAAAAGTAGACGCAATTATTATTTCGGACTCTGGTAGTGATCAACAATTCCCTTTGGGAATCATTACATCATGGGATTTAATTAAAATTGATTAG
- a CDS encoding sugar O-acetyltransferase — protein MTAYEEMHSGNLYNCSDEELLNVQRECLERLYDFNATRPSEADKRKQLMEQMFAELGADCYIEPPFHANWGGKHVHFGKGIYANFNLTMVDDTHIYVGDHTMFGPNVTVATAGHPIVPHLRENVTQFNMPVHIGRNVWIGAGAIILPGITIGDNTVIGAGSVVTKDVPANVIAVGNPCRVLREINDHDKEYYYKNRRIESK, from the coding sequence ATGACAGCATATGAAGAGATGCATTCAGGTAATTTATATAATTGTAGCGATGAGGAATTATTGAACGTACAGAGAGAATGTCTGGAGAGACTATACGATTTTAACGCAACACGTCCGTCCGAGGCGGACAAGCGTAAACAGCTGATGGAGCAAATGTTTGCGGAACTAGGGGCCGACTGTTACATTGAACCGCCGTTTCATGCGAACTGGGGCGGGAAGCACGTACATTTTGGAAAAGGAATTTATGCCAACTTTAATCTGACGATGGTGGATGACACTCATATTTATGTGGGAGACCACACCATGTTTGGTCCTAATGTAACCGTAGCGACCGCGGGCCATCCCATTGTTCCCCACCTTCGCGAGAATGTGACACAATTCAATATGCCGGTACACATTGGTCGGAATGTCTGGATTGGTGCAGGCGCGATCATTCTCCCAGGCATCACCATTGGTGATAATACCGTCATTGGAGCTGGAAGTGTTGTCACGAAGGATGTACCTGCTAATGTGATTGCTGTGGGAAATCCTTGCCGCGTGTTGAGAGAAATTAATGACCATGACAAGGAATATTACTATAAAAATAGAAGAATTGAATCTAAGTAA
- a CDS encoding sigma-70 family RNA polymerase sigma factor, which produces MNQKQEAVEMFEELRAELIGYCYRMMGSIFEAEDAVQDTMIRVWQNGEQIRQDSSRRAWIYRIATNVCLDRLRSAKRRALPMNLSEPAATITEPRDHLSRTSWIWPAPAAMGDPVNTVLSRETIQLSFIAILQLLPPRQRAALVLLDVFRWSAREAANAMGMTEAAANSALQRARATIAQSNLRSDEWQGEDGEADPQLLARYVEAFEQYDIDALLALFHENGSLSMPPFTMWVRGNSNLSLFYDKTRSHCLGSRLLPIRANGNVPAFAQYVPFEHNGEMVPWSIHVLEIKQGKIAHIHHFIDTDLFVRFGLHTKLDADSNLF; this is translated from the coding sequence ATGAACCAGAAACAAGAGGCCGTGGAAATGTTCGAGGAGTTACGTGCGGAACTTATCGGTTATTGTTACCGGATGATGGGGTCTATCTTTGAAGCTGAAGATGCGGTACAGGACACGATGATTCGCGTCTGGCAGAACGGGGAACAGATTCGGCAGGACTCTTCTCGTCGAGCATGGATCTATCGGATCGCGACCAATGTTTGTCTAGATCGGTTAAGGAGTGCAAAGCGCCGCGCTCTTCCGATGAATCTCTCAGAACCGGCAGCTACTATAACGGAGCCCAGGGATCACTTGTCTCGAACTTCTTGGATATGGCCTGCCCCAGCTGCAATGGGAGATCCGGTCAATACCGTACTTAGCAGAGAAACCATTCAATTATCGTTTATTGCGATTCTTCAACTATTGCCGCCCCGGCAACGCGCTGCTCTGGTCCTGCTTGATGTCTTCCGATGGTCGGCCAGAGAAGCTGCGAATGCGATGGGGATGACCGAGGCAGCTGCCAACAGCGCATTGCAACGAGCACGGGCGACAATCGCTCAATCCAATCTTCGGTCCGATGAATGGCAAGGAGAGGACGGGGAAGCGGACCCACAACTGCTTGCCCGTTATGTGGAAGCTTTTGAACAGTACGATATTGATGCGTTATTAGCGTTATTTCACGAGAACGGCAGCTTGTCCATGCCGCCGTTTACGATGTGGGTACGCGGCAACTCAAATCTGTCGTTATTCTACGACAAGACACGCAGCCATTGTTTGGGCTCCCGGTTGCTGCCCATCCGGGCTAACGGGAATGTTCCGGCCTTTGCGCAGTATGTACCTTTTGAACACAATGGGGAAATGGTCCCCTGGAGCATTCATGTCCTCGAAATAAAACAAGGGAAGATCGCTCATATCCATCATTTTATCGATACCGATTTATTTGTACGATTTGGATTGCATACGAAGTTAGACGCGGATTCGAATTTATTTTGA
- a CDS encoding VOC family protein, whose amino-acid sequence MTVKLTPYINLEGRAKEAIQFYEQAIDAEVISLTTYGEMPGMPNTFTDDLKSLVAHAKLRVGESELMFSDAPGGTAIDTGKRVTICITTSDVEKSKRFYEALRQEGQVNMPFKEEPFSPGFGDITDKFGVTFQIYTEIE is encoded by the coding sequence ATGACCGTAAAGCTTACCCCCTATATCAATTTGGAAGGACGCGCAAAGGAAGCCATTCAGTTTTATGAACAAGCTATCGATGCAGAAGTCATCTCCCTTACTACTTACGGTGAAATGCCGGGCATGCCCAATACGTTCACGGATGATCTGAAAAGTCTTGTGGCGCACGCCAAGTTAAGAGTCGGCGAATCGGAACTCATGTTTTCCGATGCTCCCGGCGGTACAGCAATCGACACGGGAAAACGAGTAACGATATGCATTACAACAAGCGACGTAGAAAAATCAAAACGATTCTATGAAGCTTTACGGCAAGAAGGTCAAGTCAATATGCCGTTTAAAGAAGAACCCTTCAGCCCTGGTTTTGGCGATATAACGGATAAATTCGGAGTAACCTTTCAAATTTATACGGAAATTGAATGA
- a CDS encoding glycoside hydrolase family 16 protein yields the protein MRTTAFARNPLEKPGYTLVFQDDFETSMLDRTKWLPYYLPQWSSRQNSAANYRFEESQLLLRITEEQMPWSPEFNGDVKVSNLQTGVFAGPLDSTIGQHRFSSECLVREEQPEERLFVPQYGYFEIRAKGLGTPHNVCAFWMIGFEDAPTRSAEICPFELKGWNVKDGSCTLGFGIHAFGDPAIEEEFFEKEFAMDPTLYHVYAVDWTPEGVDFYIDNELVHRSRQSPDYPMQLMLNIYEVPAAESGKAEQPVYPSEFAIDYVRCYQRAVD from the coding sequence ATGCGAACTACAGCTTTTGCAAGGAACCCTTTAGAAAAGCCCGGTTACACCCTAGTATTCCAAGACGACTTTGAGACAAGCATGCTGGATCGTACGAAATGGCTGCCTTATTACTTGCCACAATGGAGCAGCCGTCAGAACTCCGCGGCGAATTACCGGTTTGAAGAAAGCCAGCTTCTATTGCGCATTACCGAGGAACAAATGCCGTGGAGCCCTGAATTCAATGGGGATGTGAAAGTGAGCAACCTACAAACAGGCGTCTTCGCCGGACCGCTCGACAGCACGATTGGACAGCATCGGTTCTCAAGTGAATGCCTTGTTCGTGAAGAGCAACCCGAGGAACGGTTGTTTGTCCCTCAATACGGCTACTTCGAGATTCGGGCCAAAGGGCTGGGCACACCACACAACGTTTGCGCGTTTTGGATGATCGGGTTTGAAGATGCGCCAACACGATCGGCGGAAATTTGCCCGTTTGAGTTGAAAGGGTGGAACGTGAAGGACGGGTCTTGTACGCTCGGCTTTGGCATTCATGCTTTCGGCGACCCTGCTATAGAAGAGGAGTTTTTTGAGAAGGAATTTGCGATGGACCCGACGCTCTACCATGTGTATGCGGTCGATTGGACTCCTGAAGGCGTCGACTTCTACATCGACAATGAACTAGTTCATCGCTCGCGACAATCGCCCGATTATCCAATGCAACTGATGCTTAACATCTATGAAGTCCCGGCAGCAGAGAGTGGGAAGGCCGAACAGCCTGTGTATCCGAGCGAGTTCGCGATTGATTACGTGCGGTGTTATCAGCGAGCAGTAGATTAA